The Astyanax mexicanus isolate ESR-SI-001 chromosome 20, AstMex3_surface, whole genome shotgun sequence genome contains a region encoding:
- the hmgcs1 gene encoding hydroxymethylglutaryl-CoA synthase, cytoplasmic isoform X1, producing the protein MIVSPFTMPGSLPANYVAAWPKDVGIIAMEVYIPSQYVDQTELEEFDGVGAGKYTIGLGQAQMGFCSDREDINSLCLTVVQQLMERNCLSYDSVGRLEVGTETIIDKSKSVKTVLMQLFEESGNTDVEGIDTTNACYGGTAALFNAVNWVESSSWDGRYALVVAGDIAVYATGSARPTGGAGAVAMLVGPNAPLAFDRGLRGTHMQHAYDFYKPDMVSEYPVVDGKLSIQCYLSALDRCYSVYRNKIQAQWQREGLERNFNLDEFGYMVFHSPYCKLVQKSLARLLLNDFLYHPSPNTESGPFSGLEAFRDVKIEDTYFDRDVEKAFMKASAEMFEQKTKASLLISNQNGNMYTPSVYGCLASVLAQHTPQQVAGQRIGVFSYGSGFAATLYSIKVTQDATPGSALDKLVSSLSDLKARLDSRRKVAPGVFADNMKLREDTHHLANYIPQGPVDELFPGTWYLTRVDEKHRRYYARRSLDEDRPLEAGLADSVTEAEHIPSPVKKMPRIPASTAAPEAVAVSNGNH; encoded by the exons ATGATTGTAAG TCCATTCACCATGCCTGGATCTCTACCTGCTAACTATGTGGCTGCTTGGCCCAAAGATGTGGGCATCATCGCTATGGAGGTCTACATTCCCTCTCAGTATGTGGACCAGACAGAACTGGAGGAGTTTGACGGCGTCGGGGCCGGAAAGTACACCATCGGGCTCGGCCAGGCGCAAATGGGCTTTTGCTCAGACCGCGAGGACATTAACTCTCTGTGCCTGACCGTGGTGCAGCAGCTTATGGAGAGAAACTGCCTGTCGTATGACAGCGTGGGGAGACTAGAGGTGGGCACAGAGACCATCATCGACAAATCCAAGTCTGTGAAGACTGTACTAATGCAGCTGTTTGAGGAGTCGGGAAATACAGATGTGGAGGGCATCGACACAACTAATGCCTGCTATGGAGGAACTGCTGCACTTTTCAATGCAGTCAACTGGGTGGAGTCCAGCTCTTGGGATG GTCGCTACGCTCTGGTCGTGGCGGGAGATATTGCTGTGTATGCCACAGGCAGTGCCAGGCCTACCGGTGGGGCTGGAGCAGTGGCCATGTTGGTTGGGCCCAATGCCCCTCTGGCATTTGATCGAG GTCTACGAGGCACCCACATGCAGCATGCCTATGATTTCTATAAGCCCGATATGGTATCTGAATACCCCGTGGTGGATGGAAAGCTCTCCATCCAGTGCTACCTCAGTGCATTAGACAGATGCTACTCAGTCTACCGCAATAAGATTCAAGCACAATGGCAAAGAG AGGGACTTGAGAGGAATTTCAATCTGGATGAATTTGGCTACATGGTCTTCCACTCTCCTTACTGTAAACTGGTCCAGAAATCTCTGGCTCGCCTCCTGCTCAACGATTTCCTGTATCATCCCAGTCCCAACACAGAGAGCGGCCCGTTCAGTGGTCTGGAAGCCTTCAG agatgTGAAGATTGAGGACACTTATTTTGACCGTGACGTGGAGAAGGCCTTCATGAAAGCCAGTGCGGAGATGTTTGAGCAGAAAACCAAGGCTTCACTCCTCATATCCAACCAGAATGGCAATATGTATACGCCGTCTGTGTATGGCTGCCTGGCTTCAGTTCTAGCACA aCATACTCCACAGCAGGTGGCAGGACAGAGAATTGGCGTGTTTTCTTATGGATCAGGATTCGCTGCAACTCTCTACTCTATTAAAGTCACACAGGATGCTACACCTG gtTCTGCGCTGGATAAACTTGTTTCCAGTCTGTCAGATCTGAAGGCTCGACTGGACTCCAGGAGGAAAGTTGCACCTGGTGTCTTTGCAGACAACATGAAGCTTAGAGAAGACACTCATCACTTAG CAAACTACATCCCCCAGGGTCCTGTGGATGAGCTCTTTCCAGGAACGTGGTACTTGACCCGTGTGGATGAGAAACACCGCAGGTATTACGCCAGACGCTCCCTTGACGAGGACAGACCACTGGAAGCAGGACTGGCTGATTCTGTAACTGAAGCAGAG CACATCCCCAGCCCAGTAAAGAAGATGCCCCGCATCCCAGCCTCCACAGCTGCCCCTGAGGCggttgctgttagtaacgggaACCACTAA
- the hmgcs1 gene encoding hydroxymethylglutaryl-CoA synthase, cytoplasmic isoform X2 gives MPGSLPANYVAAWPKDVGIIAMEVYIPSQYVDQTELEEFDGVGAGKYTIGLGQAQMGFCSDREDINSLCLTVVQQLMERNCLSYDSVGRLEVGTETIIDKSKSVKTVLMQLFEESGNTDVEGIDTTNACYGGTAALFNAVNWVESSSWDGRYALVVAGDIAVYATGSARPTGGAGAVAMLVGPNAPLAFDRGLRGTHMQHAYDFYKPDMVSEYPVVDGKLSIQCYLSALDRCYSVYRNKIQAQWQREGLERNFNLDEFGYMVFHSPYCKLVQKSLARLLLNDFLYHPSPNTESGPFSGLEAFRDVKIEDTYFDRDVEKAFMKASAEMFEQKTKASLLISNQNGNMYTPSVYGCLASVLAQHTPQQVAGQRIGVFSYGSGFAATLYSIKVTQDATPGSALDKLVSSLSDLKARLDSRRKVAPGVFADNMKLREDTHHLANYIPQGPVDELFPGTWYLTRVDEKHRRYYARRSLDEDRPLEAGLADSVTEAEHIPSPVKKMPRIPASTAAPEAVAVSNGNH, from the exons ATGCCTGGATCTCTACCTGCTAACTATGTGGCTGCTTGGCCCAAAGATGTGGGCATCATCGCTATGGAGGTCTACATTCCCTCTCAGTATGTGGACCAGACAGAACTGGAGGAGTTTGACGGCGTCGGGGCCGGAAAGTACACCATCGGGCTCGGCCAGGCGCAAATGGGCTTTTGCTCAGACCGCGAGGACATTAACTCTCTGTGCCTGACCGTGGTGCAGCAGCTTATGGAGAGAAACTGCCTGTCGTATGACAGCGTGGGGAGACTAGAGGTGGGCACAGAGACCATCATCGACAAATCCAAGTCTGTGAAGACTGTACTAATGCAGCTGTTTGAGGAGTCGGGAAATACAGATGTGGAGGGCATCGACACAACTAATGCCTGCTATGGAGGAACTGCTGCACTTTTCAATGCAGTCAACTGGGTGGAGTCCAGCTCTTGGGATG GTCGCTACGCTCTGGTCGTGGCGGGAGATATTGCTGTGTATGCCACAGGCAGTGCCAGGCCTACCGGTGGGGCTGGAGCAGTGGCCATGTTGGTTGGGCCCAATGCCCCTCTGGCATTTGATCGAG GTCTACGAGGCACCCACATGCAGCATGCCTATGATTTCTATAAGCCCGATATGGTATCTGAATACCCCGTGGTGGATGGAAAGCTCTCCATCCAGTGCTACCTCAGTGCATTAGACAGATGCTACTCAGTCTACCGCAATAAGATTCAAGCACAATGGCAAAGAG AGGGACTTGAGAGGAATTTCAATCTGGATGAATTTGGCTACATGGTCTTCCACTCTCCTTACTGTAAACTGGTCCAGAAATCTCTGGCTCGCCTCCTGCTCAACGATTTCCTGTATCATCCCAGTCCCAACACAGAGAGCGGCCCGTTCAGTGGTCTGGAAGCCTTCAG agatgTGAAGATTGAGGACACTTATTTTGACCGTGACGTGGAGAAGGCCTTCATGAAAGCCAGTGCGGAGATGTTTGAGCAGAAAACCAAGGCTTCACTCCTCATATCCAACCAGAATGGCAATATGTATACGCCGTCTGTGTATGGCTGCCTGGCTTCAGTTCTAGCACA aCATACTCCACAGCAGGTGGCAGGACAGAGAATTGGCGTGTTTTCTTATGGATCAGGATTCGCTGCAACTCTCTACTCTATTAAAGTCACACAGGATGCTACACCTG gtTCTGCGCTGGATAAACTTGTTTCCAGTCTGTCAGATCTGAAGGCTCGACTGGACTCCAGGAGGAAAGTTGCACCTGGTGTCTTTGCAGACAACATGAAGCTTAGAGAAGACACTCATCACTTAG CAAACTACATCCCCCAGGGTCCTGTGGATGAGCTCTTTCCAGGAACGTGGTACTTGACCCGTGTGGATGAGAAACACCGCAGGTATTACGCCAGACGCTCCCTTGACGAGGACAGACCACTGGAAGCAGGACTGGCTGATTCTGTAACTGAAGCAGAG CACATCCCCAGCCCAGTAAAGAAGATGCCCCGCATCCCAGCCTCCACAGCTGCCCCTGAGGCggttgctgttagtaacgggaACCACTAA